In a single window of the Mus musculus strain C57BL/6J chromosome 6, GRCm38.p6 C57BL/6J genome:
- the Gkn3 gene encoding gastrokine-3 precursor produces the protein MPLHSLERDNMRRLIAPSILVTVFLVPALALTNTSDSYPLDGSVGTQTIHVDALRGVVSIRDNSVQSEWDGVMDYKNDLLAAKLFSKMACVLAKMDPAAFPSLDDITQALGKQASGHYPPTRGLTYTVLPSRIKNLAQYGVPIKDLCRAVPTYFARQQKEGTALTMDPDSCSELQLLSFMGLSICGEIPGL, from the exons ATTGCGCCTTCCATTCTTGTGACTGTCTTTCTAGTTCCAGCTCTGGCGCTGACG AACACTAGCGACAGTTATCCTCTGGATGGCTCTGTGGGGACCCAGACCATCCATGTCGATGCCCTCAGAGGTGTGGTCAGCATCCGAGACAACAGCGTTCAGAGTGAATGGGATGGAGTCATGGACTACAAGAAC GACCTCCTGGCAGCTAAGCTGTTTAGCAAGATGGCCTGTGTTCTGGCAAAGATGGACCCAGCAGCCTTCCCAAGTTTGGATGATATTACCCAGGCCCTGGGCAAACAG GCTTCCGGTCACTACCCACCTACTCGAGGACTGACCTACACAGTTTTACCCAGCCGAATCAAAAACTTGGCCCAATACGGAGTGCCAATCAAAGACCTGTGCAGAGCCGTCCCCACCTACTTTGCTCGGCAGCAAAAAGAAG GTACCGCCCTGACGATGGACCCAGACTCATGTTCTGAGCTCCAGCTTCTGTCCTTCATGGGACTGTCCATTTGTGGTGAGATCCCTGGGCTCTGA